One part of the Desulfovibrio desulfuricans genome encodes these proteins:
- a CDS encoding sulfite exporter TauE/SafE family protein encodes MDIPVLVVVLAWFVGGFVSGASGIGGAMIALPLAALFIPIQVVIALSCILNLVMDGAIAAMHFRYCKVRALYPLFAGAIPGSIIGLFILQMVPGSMLQGMTGILLLAFVLWQSRSRVSQTGQESWLKGGLAGFASGVLGSAISFDGPPVGAYGLYAGWTPRIFLGTLGVFFIIRASLTCVLQAGAGLYTPEVLRYAAYGMPATVLGTLCAFPVAKRINPERFRTVLRGIIAAAALVCIWRAWL; translated from the coding sequence ATGGATATTCCTGTTCTTGTAGTTGTGCTCGCCTGGTTTGTGGGCGGCTTTGTTTCTGGTGCAAGCGGCATCGGCGGCGCCATGATCGCCCTGCCCCTTGCGGCCCTGTTTATTCCCATTCAGGTTGTCATCGCCCTGAGCTGCATACTTAATCTGGTTATGGACGGCGCGATCGCCGCCATGCATTTTCGGTATTGCAAGGTTCGCGCGCTCTACCCTCTGTTTGCCGGTGCCATCCCCGGCTCCATCATCGGTCTTTTCATTCTCCAGATGGTTCCTGGCAGCATGCTCCAGGGCATGACCGGCATACTCCTGCTGGCATTTGTGCTTTGGCAGAGCCGTTCGCGCGTAAGCCAGACCGGGCAGGAATCCTGGCTCAAAGGCGGGCTTGCGGGCTTTGCCTCGGGCGTGCTGGGGTCGGCCATCTCTTTTGACGGCCCCCCTGTAGGCGCCTACGGCCTTTATGCCGGGTGGACTCCACGGATATTTCTCGGCACGCTGGGCGTATTTTTTATCATCAGGGCTTCGCTGACCTGCGTTCTCCAGGCCGGGGCGGGATTATACACGCCCGAAGTGCTGCGCTACGCCGCATACGGCATGCCTGCCACGGTGCTGGGCACGCTGTGCGCTTTCCCTGTAGCGAAAAGAATCAATCCTGAACGCTTCCGCACCGTGCTGCGCGGCATCATTGCCGCTGCTGCTCTCGTCTGCATCTGGCGGGCATGGTTGTAG
- a CDS encoding transporter substrate-binding domain-containing protein: MNMLLKKVVVGAALASSLLMGANTARADLLADIKAKGEIVIGTEARFTPFEFMENGKIVGYSTDLLEVIMKDMPGVKVKRMDIPFQGILPGLSAKKFDYIVTSVTATKERNEHYALSVPVADATVAMLVRADSPFAKPEDLSGKTVGCQTGSAQIKAIDLLAEKLGGKDKIKVKEYVAFDEAYADLAAGRLDGVAQSYPNLADVIKRRPGVFKILTPPFGPKVYFTWVGRNDADSASLAAFFDDGLRKLIASGKMAELQQKWFGFTMEIPTELPTPVQ; the protein is encoded by the coding sequence ATGAATATGTTGCTGAAAAAAGTTGTGGTTGGTGCAGCGCTGGCAAGTTCGCTCCTTATGGGCGCCAATACCGCCCGTGCCGACCTGCTTGCGGATATCAAGGCCAAGGGCGAAATCGTCATTGGTACCGAAGCCCGTTTTACGCCGTTTGAGTTTATGGAAAATGGCAAAATCGTGGGCTACAGCACCGACCTGCTTGAAGTCATCATGAAGGACATGCCCGGCGTTAAGGTCAAGCGCATGGATATTCCCTTTCAGGGCATCCTGCCCGGCCTGAGCGCTAAAAAATTTGACTATATCGTCACGTCTGTCACCGCCACCAAGGAACGCAACGAGCACTACGCCCTGAGCGTGCCCGTAGCTGACGCCACCGTGGCCATGCTGGTACGCGCAGACAGCCCCTTTGCAAAGCCCGAAGACCTGAGCGGCAAAACCGTGGGTTGCCAGACCGGCTCCGCCCAGATCAAGGCCATCGACCTGCTTGCCGAAAAACTTGGCGGCAAGGACAAGATCAAGGTCAAGGAATACGTGGCCTTTGACGAAGCCTACGCCGACCTTGCCGCAGGACGCCTTGACGGCGTGGCGCAGTCCTACCCCAACCTTGCGGACGTTATCAAACGCCGCCCCGGCGTGTTCAAGATCCTCACCCCTCCCTTCGGCCCCAAGGTCTACTTTACCTGGGTGGGCCGCAACGATGCGGACAGCGCAAGCCTCGCGGCTTTCTTTGATGACGGTCTGCGCAAGCTCATCGCCAGCGGCAAAATGGCAGAGCTTCAGCAGAAGTGGTTTGGCTTTACCATGGAAATTCCCACAGAGCTGCCCACGCCCGTTCAATAG
- the speB gene encoding agmatinase: MSPVNSLQSPRFCGIRTFMRQPAATGETPQADVSIIGVPFDSGVSYRPGTRFGPAAIREASTLLKPYSPELDVDVNESFTIADHGDIDTIPGYMEDSFAAITSSLKPFFASKTLPVILGGDHSISLANLRAVHAAHGPVALLHFDAHSDTIPSYYGKPYNHGTPFYWALKEGLILPQHSTQIGIRGPLYSRNALDWPRQQGLRIIMGHEAHAMGLEAVIREALARIGDAPVFLSFDIDFLDAAYAPGTGTPEVEGFTTYEAMSLVRGICSKRRAVGMDLVEVLPDKDVAGITALAGASVIFAFLAAQAAFRGAQPRTAD; this comes from the coding sequence ATGAGTCCGGTCAATTCCCTGCAATCCCCCCGGTTTTGCGGCATCCGCACCTTCATGCGGCAACCGGCGGCAACGGGTGAAACCCCGCAGGCCGATGTTTCCATTATCGGCGTTCCCTTTGACAGCGGCGTATCATACCGCCCCGGCACCAGATTTGGCCCTGCGGCCATCCGCGAGGCCTCAACCCTGCTCAAGCCATACTCGCCCGAGCTTGATGTGGACGTGAACGAGAGCTTCACCATTGCCGACCACGGCGACATCGACACCATACCCGGCTACATGGAAGACAGCTTTGCCGCCATCACCAGCAGCCTGAAGCCTTTTTTCGCCTCCAAAACCCTGCCCGTCATTCTGGGCGGCGACCACAGCATCAGCCTGGCAAACCTGCGCGCCGTGCATGCGGCGCATGGGCCTGTGGCTTTGCTGCATTTTGACGCGCACAGCGACACCATACCCAGCTATTACGGCAAGCCCTACAACCACGGCACTCCCTTTTACTGGGCGCTGAAAGAAGGCCTCATCCTGCCGCAGCATTCCACGCAGATCGGCATTCGCGGGCCGCTCTACAGCCGCAACGCCCTTGACTGGCCCCGCCAGCAGGGCCTGCGCATCATCATGGGGCACGAGGCCCACGCAATGGGGCTGGAGGCTGTGATACGCGAGGCCCTCGCGCGCATCGGCGATGCCCCGGTGTTTCTGAGCTTTGACATTGATTTTCTTGATGCGGCCTATGCCCCCGGCACCGGCACGCCAGAGGTGGAAGGTTTCACCACCTACGAGGCCATGAGCCTTGTACGCGGCATTTGCAGCAAGCGCCGCGCGGTTGGCATGGATCTGGTGGAAGTGTTGCCCGACAAGGACGTGGCGGGCATTACCGCTTTGGCAGGAGCCTCCGTGATCTTTGCCTTTCTTGCGGCGCAGGCAGCCTTTCGAGGCGCGCAGCCCCGGACCGCAGATTGA
- a CDS encoding amino acid ABC transporter permease encodes MNECSFILSIMPELLQGAITSVLVAMAAISLGVVLGISVCQMRRSQFWGFKRAAGLYISFMRGIPVLVILFLLFYLPSAVNIEVPSLLVAVLALGLNTSAFQAEIYRGGFNSIPVGQIEAAKALGLSRMRILTRIQLPQVLSLTGPELVNEFIILFKNSSLISVIGVTELMRRSEQLVSTTYKPVEVYLAAAIIYLALCLIISRLGERLKGKH; translated from the coding sequence ATGAACGAATGCAGCTTCATCCTTTCCATAATGCCGGAGCTGCTCCAGGGCGCAATAACTTCGGTTCTTGTGGCTATGGCGGCAATCTCGCTGGGTGTTGTGCTGGGCATTTCGGTGTGTCAGATGCGGCGGTCGCAGTTTTGGGGTTTCAAGCGGGCGGCGGGGCTGTACATCAGCTTTATGCGGGGCATTCCCGTGCTGGTGATTCTGTTTCTGCTGTTCTACCTGCCCTCGGCAGTCAATATTGAAGTACCCTCGCTGCTGGTTGCCGTGCTGGCCCTTGGCCTCAACACCAGCGCCTTTCAGGCCGAGATTTACCGCGGCGGCTTCAACTCCATACCCGTGGGCCAGATAGAGGCTGCCAAGGCGCTGGGCCTCAGCCGCATGCGCATTCTCACGCGCATCCAGTTGCCGCAGGTGCTGTCGCTCACAGGGCCGGAGCTGGTTAATGAGTTCATCATCCTGTTCAAGAACTCGTCGCTTATTTCTGTTATCGGCGTCACAGAACTCATGCGCCGCAGCGAGCAGCTTGTGTCCACAACCTACAAGCCTGTGGAAGTGTATCTGGCAGCAGCCATTATCTATCTGGCCCTGTGCCTGATTATTTCTCGCCTGGGCGAACGCCTCAAGGGGAAACACTGA
- a CDS encoding amino acid ABC transporter permease — protein MDALTTFLARWQSFLIENGPDFGAALWVTIRISLVAIVCGLALGFAAELGRRICPWLRKPVACYVEFFRGTPLLIQLYLLYYGGPRIGIVLDAEPAGMLGMSLYAAAYFCEIFRAGFESIPEGQREAAHCLGIRPWRRLWRIELPQMAQIVLPPAVNQIITLIKDSAVLSIITVAELTKTATRIMNISFEIVMPLCLLALLYWIISEAVAVLCGKAEARLTRHLTR, from the coding sequence ATGGACGCCCTCACCACGTTTCTGGCCCGCTGGCAGAGCTTTTTGATTGAGAACGGCCCGGATTTTGGCGCAGCGCTCTGGGTGACCATCCGCATCAGCCTGGTTGCCATAGTGTGCGGTCTGGCTCTGGGTTTTGCCGCGGAGCTTGGCCGCCGCATCTGCCCGTGGCTACGCAAGCCCGTGGCCTGTTATGTGGAGTTTTTTCGCGGTACGCCCCTGCTTATCCAGCTATATCTGCTCTATTACGGCGGCCCCAGAATCGGCATCGTGCTGGATGCGGAACCCGCAGGCATGCTGGGCATGTCGCTCTATGCCGCCGCCTATTTTTGCGAAATCTTCCGCGCCGGATTCGAGTCCATCCCCGAAGGTCAGCGCGAGGCGGCGCACTGCCTTGGCATTCGCCCCTGGCGCAGGCTGTGGCGCATTGAATTGCCGCAGATGGCCCAGATAGTCCTGCCGCCCGCAGTCAACCAGATCATCACGCTCATCAAGGATTCAGCGGTGCTCTCCATTATCACCGTGGCGGAACTGACCAAGACTGCCACCCGTATCATGAACATCAGCTTTGAAATTGTCATGCCCCTGTGCCTGCTGGCGTTGCTCTACTGGATTATTTCCGAGGCAGTGGCAGTTTTGTGCGGCAAGGCGGAGGCCCGCCTGACCAGGCATTTGACGCGTTAG
- a CDS encoding amino acid ABC transporter ATP-binding protein, whose amino-acid sequence MEETITPAIRICDVRKRYGQHEVLQGIDMEVMPKEVVCLIGPSGSGKSTLLRCVNFLEVYDEGEILVEGALMGYEVQYNGTRRRASETRIRESRRDLGMVFQHFNLWPHMTVMENVTEALISVAGKSRAAAEKKGLECLERVGLAEKRNSYPAQLSGGQQQRVAIARALATEPRIMLFDEPTSALDPELVGDVLQVMRSLANDGMTMLIVTHEMGFAAEVADRVVFMEGGHVVEQGPPDKLFHTPESPRLAAFLKSWTHRNGQVA is encoded by the coding sequence ATGGAAGAAACAATCACCCCTGCCATCAGAATATGCGATGTGCGCAAGCGCTATGGGCAGCACGAAGTGCTTCAGGGCATTGATATGGAAGTCATGCCCAAGGAAGTGGTCTGCCTTATAGGCCCTTCCGGTTCCGGTAAAAGCACCCTCTTGCGCTGCGTCAACTTTCTTGAAGTGTACGACGAGGGCGAAATTCTGGTTGAAGGCGCACTGATGGGCTACGAGGTGCAGTACAACGGCACCCGCCGCCGCGCCAGCGAAACACGCATCCGCGAAAGCAGGCGCGACCTCGGCATGGTGTTTCAGCATTTCAACCTTTGGCCGCACATGACGGTGATGGAAAACGTCACCGAGGCGCTCATTTCCGTTGCTGGCAAAAGCCGCGCCGCAGCCGAAAAAAAAGGGCTGGAATGCCTTGAACGCGTGGGCCTTGCCGAAAAACGCAACAGCTACCCGGCCCAGCTTTCCGGCGGGCAGCAACAGCGCGTTGCCATTGCGCGCGCCCTGGCAACGGAGCCGCGCATCATGCTGTTTGACGAGCCAACCTCTGCCCTTGACCCCGAGCTTGTGGGCGATGTGCTGCAAGTCATGCGCAGCCTGGCCAACGACGGCATGACCATGCTCATAGTGACCCACGAAATGGGCTTTGCCGCCGAGGTGGCGGATCGGGTGGTCTTTATGGAAGGCGGGCACGTTGTGGAGCAAGGGCCGCCGGACAAACTTTTTCATACGCCGGAAAGCCCGCGCCTTGCGGCCTTTCTGAAAAGCTGGACGCACCGCAACGGACAGGTTGCCTAG
- a CDS encoding DUF1989 domain-containing protein, protein MSEYITIPGRCGDAAIVRAGERIKIVNITGEQVVDTWAFNQRNPQEYMSMQHVRPDLNKGIPGPGDRLVTNCRRPVLTMQEDTSNGAHDTFMAACDIYRYMALGVQGYHANCTDNMYAALRKLGIQLDFCPCPLNLWMNTPIVDNKAHWLPPLSKAGDYVVLEAHFDCVVVMSACPQDILPINGKNCVPSDIKYKVYAA, encoded by the coding sequence ATGAGCGAATACATCACCATTCCCGGCCGCTGCGGCGATGCCGCCATTGTGCGGGCCGGTGAACGCATCAAGATCGTCAACATCACGGGGGAGCAGGTGGTGGACACCTGGGCCTTCAACCAGCGCAATCCGCAGGAATATATGTCCATGCAGCATGTGCGGCCCGACCTCAACAAAGGCATTCCCGGCCCGGGCGACAGGCTGGTGACCAACTGCCGCCGCCCGGTGCTCACCATGCAGGAAGACACCAGCAACGGCGCGCACGACACCTTTATGGCCGCCTGCGACATCTACCGCTACATGGCCCTTGGCGTGCAGGGCTACCACGCCAACTGCACGGACAACATGTATGCGGCCCTGCGCAAGCTGGGCATACAGTTGGATTTTTGCCCCTGCCCCCTGAACCTGTGGATGAACACCCCCATTGTGGACAACAAGGCCCACTGGCTGCCGCCCCTGAGCAAGGCGGGCGACTACGTGGTGCTTGAAGCCCATTTTGACTGCGTGGTGGTCATGTCTGCCTGCCCGCAGGATATTCTGCCCATCAACGGTAAAAACTGCGTGCCTTCTGACATCAAATACAAGGTCTACGCGGCCTGA
- the speB gene encoding agmatinase, whose protein sequence is MASMQPPSASSSPRFCNTGSFMRMPRMDDPKGMDFAVFGIPFDTGSSYRTGSRFGPSAIRHISSMIKPNNVIFEVNILNELTGGDFGDVNIVPGYIEPSYAAITQFMQPLLEAGAVPLGLGGDHAITLAELRAVASQHGKVSLLHFDSHLDLNESVFGQPYNHGTPFRRALEEGLIDPSTSIQLGMRGSLYDPDDFKIAADLGFKVLPAHIMREMGLPAVIEAIQQRVGDTKVFLTFDIDFVDPAYAPGTGTPEVGGFTSWEVLSLVRALKNLHYVGFDIVEVMPGIDQAELTAYLAANIGFEFLSILAFQKKNGLR, encoded by the coding sequence ATGGCTTCCATGCAACCACCCAGCGCGTCTTCGTCCCCACGTTTCTGCAACACCGGCAGCTTCATGCGCATGCCGCGTATGGACGACCCCAAGGGCATGGATTTTGCGGTTTTCGGCATTCCCTTTGATACGGGCAGTTCCTACCGCACGGGTTCGCGCTTCGGGCCTTCGGCCATCCGGCATATTTCGAGCATGATCAAGCCCAACAACGTGATCTTTGAAGTCAATATTCTCAACGAGCTGACCGGCGGCGACTTTGGCGACGTCAATATTGTGCCCGGTTACATCGAACCTTCGTACGCCGCCATCACCCAGTTCATGCAGCCCCTGCTTGAAGCCGGGGCAGTGCCGCTGGGCCTTGGCGGCGACCACGCCATCACCCTTGCCGAACTGCGTGCCGTTGCCTCCCAGCACGGCAAGGTAAGCCTGCTGCATTTTGATTCGCACCTGGATCTGAACGAATCCGTATTCGGACAGCCGTACAACCACGGCACACCCTTTCGGCGTGCGCTGGAAGAAGGCCTCATCGACCCGTCCACCTCTATCCAACTGGGCATGCGCGGTTCGCTCTATGACCCGGACGACTTCAAGATTGCCGCCGACCTTGGCTTCAAGGTGCTGCCCGCGCACATTATGCGCGAGATGGGCTTGCCTGCGGTTATAGAAGCCATCCAGCAGCGCGTTGGCGACACAAAAGTATTCCTCACCTTTGATATCGACTTTGTGGATCCTGCCTATGCCCCCGGCACCGGCACGCCCGAGGTCGGCGGTTTTACCTCATGGGAGGTGCTGAGCCTGGTACGCGCGCTCAAAAATCTGCACTACGTGGGCTTTGACATAGTGGAAGTCATGCCCGGCATAGATCAGGCAGAGCTGACAGCCTATCTGGCCGCCAACATCGGCTTTGAATTTCTGTCCATCCTCGCATTTCAAAAAAAGAACGGCCTGCGGTAA
- a CDS encoding DJ-1/PfpI family protein, with protein sequence MKKGLTYGIYIYEQVAELDFVAPMQVFAASNQFAGGGRVVTLSCTGQMLCGLSGLRITPDYSLQNAPPLDVLLLPGTAEVSEYAWSDPAILDWVRQQYEKVEYLAAVCTGGLILQKAGLLRGRRATTHWQLMDALEGDPEITALPDARYVRDGKIVTSQGVSAGMDMALWLVGQIHDPDHARLVRKILQYDPAPPYTAEV encoded by the coding sequence ATGAAAAAAGGCCTCACATACGGAATATATATTTATGAACAGGTGGCGGAGCTGGATTTTGTAGCGCCCATGCAGGTTTTTGCGGCATCCAACCAGTTTGCCGGGGGCGGCAGGGTGGTGACGCTGAGCTGCACGGGCCAGATGCTCTGCGGATTGAGCGGCTTGCGCATCACGCCGGACTACAGCCTGCAAAACGCCCCGCCGCTGGATGTGCTGCTGTTGCCCGGCACTGCGGAAGTTTCCGAATACGCCTGGAGCGACCCGGCCATTCTGGACTGGGTGCGCCAGCAGTACGAAAAGGTGGAATACCTCGCCGCCGTGTGCACAGGTGGGCTGATCCTGCAAAAGGCCGGGCTGCTCAGGGGCCGCCGGGCCACAACGCACTGGCAGCTCATGGACGCCCTTGAAGGCGACCCGGAAATAACGGCTCTGCCGGATGCGCGCTATGTGCGCGACGGCAAGATCGTTACCTCGCAGGGTGTCTCTGCGGGTATGGACATGGCTCTGTGGCTCGTTGGGCAGATTCATGACCCTGATCACGCCCGTCTTGTGCGCAAAATTTTGCAGTACGATCCAGCCCCGCCGTACACCGCCGAAGTTTAG
- a CDS encoding GlxA family transcriptional regulator has translation MKQRVVFFLYPGIVSLDVSGPLEVFATATDILAHSNKNDQGYTPVFAACTPGLVRTSSGLVLTAETTLENLSPDILVVPGAVDAEATSENPEIIKQVSAAAALSARIASVCSGAFILAACGLLHGKRAATHWLVADRLATLYPQITVEPDAIFVRDGNTSTSGGVTAGIDLALDMVEEDYGDKLAMEVARVLLLYRRRPGNQSQYSSALAAQVNAGRFAPLVRWLEANLGKNLTVERLAEVANMSPRSFARVFPAETGSSPARFVEGLRITRARELIESGADSFASVAQSAGFGSEDRLRKAFIRRLGLSPHQYSRHFFKGE, from the coding sequence ATGAAACAGCGCGTTGTTTTCTTTCTTTATCCCGGCATTGTCTCGCTGGATGTATCCGGCCCGCTGGAGGTTTTTGCCACGGCTACGGATATTCTGGCGCACAGCAACAAAAACGATCAAGGCTATACGCCCGTATTCGCCGCCTGCACCCCCGGCCTTGTGCGCACGTCATCCGGCCTTGTGCTGACGGCGGAGACAACACTCGAAAATCTTTCACCGGATATTCTTGTTGTTCCCGGCGCCGTGGATGCGGAAGCCACATCGGAGAATCCGGAAATCATAAAGCAGGTAAGCGCGGCGGCGGCCCTGTCTGCGCGCATAGCAAGCGTGTGCAGCGGGGCGTTCATTCTGGCGGCCTGCGGTCTGCTGCACGGCAAAAGGGCGGCAACCCACTGGCTGGTGGCTGACCGTCTGGCCACGCTGTACCCGCAGATTACAGTGGAGCCTGACGCCATTTTTGTACGCGATGGCAACACGTCCACAAGCGGCGGCGTTACGGCGGGCATAGATCTGGCCCTGGATATGGTTGAGGAAGACTACGGCGACAAGCTGGCAATGGAAGTCGCCCGCGTACTGCTTTTGTACCGCCGCCGCCCCGGCAACCAGAGCCAGTACAGCTCCGCGCTGGCCGCGCAGGTCAATGCGGGCAGATTTGCCCCTCTGGTGCGCTGGCTGGAGGCGAATCTTGGCAAGAATCTGACTGTTGAGCGCCTGGCCGAGGTGGCGAACATGAGCCCCCGGTCGTTCGCGCGGGTATTCCCCGCAGAAACCGGCAGCAGCCCCGCACGCTTTGTGGAAGGCTTGCGCATTACCCGGGCGCGGGAGCTCATTGAATCCGGGGCTGATTCCTTTGCCTCGGTGGCGCAGTCGGCGGGTTTTGGCAGCGAAGACCGTTTGCGCAAGGCCTTCATCCGCCGCCTTGGCCTGAGTCCCCATCAGTACAGCCGACATTTTTTTAAAGGAGAATAA
- a CDS encoding tetratricopeptide repeat protein, whose product MQVRVFSLSLLVAAVFCSVLLMGGTVLADDASTLREAQAALDKADYDQAVRVLKPLVDSGNAEALYVMGRLILEGKGVKKNNTRAAEFFRLAAEKGDVSAMNSWATSLVTGDGVPRNYHEAARWFRKAADQGLAMAQYNLGYLYAYGKGVPKDEAAAIDWYTRAANQGLASAQYSLGWTYMNGKGENQSDTKAAHWFEKAAEQDHAKAQNNLAYMYAEGRGYAQDPAKAVQWYTRAAEQGYAEAQYNLGYMYEQGRGVAQDYTQAVDWYRKAAEQNEAAAQYSLGLMYEQGTGVPRNLTEASRWYQLAAKNGDPDAKAALRSMSTKAPAKAAAPSSPTKQTRDKKKQ is encoded by the coding sequence ATGCAAGTTCGTGTTTTTTCGTTGTCGCTGTTGGTGGCTGCGGTATTCTGTTCTGTTCTGCTCATGGGCGGCACTGTTCTGGCTGATGACGCCTCGACCCTGCGCGAGGCTCAGGCCGCGCTGGACAAGGCCGATTACGATCAGGCCGTGCGCGTGCTCAAGCCGCTGGTGGACAGCGGCAATGCTGAAGCTCTCTATGTCATGGGTCGCCTGATCCTTGAAGGCAAGGGCGTGAAGAAAAACAATACGCGCGCTGCGGAATTTTTCCGTCTGGCGGCGGAGAAGGGCGACGTCAGCGCCATGAATTCTTGGGCCACGTCGCTGGTTACCGGGGATGGCGTTCCCCGCAATTACCACGAGGCCGCCCGCTGGTTCCGCAAGGCCGCCGATCAGGGCCTTGCCATGGCCCAGTACAATCTTGGCTACCTCTATGCCTATGGCAAGGGCGTACCCAAGGACGAAGCCGCCGCCATTGACTGGTACACCCGTGCCGCCAATCAGGGGCTGGCTTCGGCTCAGTATTCCCTTGGCTGGACCTACATGAACGGCAAGGGCGAAAATCAGAGCGACACCAAGGCGGCCCACTGGTTTGAAAAGGCCGCGGAGCAGGATCACGCCAAAGCCCAGAACAACCTGGCCTACATGTACGCTGAAGGGCGCGGCTATGCCCAGGATCCCGCCAAGGCAGTGCAGTGGTATACACGCGCGGCAGAGCAGGGCTATGCGGAAGCGCAGTACAACCTCGGCTATATGTATGAGCAGGGGCGCGGCGTAGCGCAGGATTATACTCAGGCTGTGGACTGGTACCGCAAGGCTGCGGAGCAGAACGAAGCTGCCGCCCAATACAGCCTTGGCCTCATGTACGAACAGGGTACGGGCGTTCCCCGCAACCTGACCGAAGCCAGTCGCTGGTATCAGCTTGCCGCCAAGAACGGAGACCCTGATGCCAAGGCCGCCCTGCGCAGCATGTCCACCAAGGCTCCTGCCAAGGCTGCGGCTCCCAGCAGCCCCACCAAACAGACCCGCGATAAAAAGAAACAGTAA
- a CDS encoding LIC12162 family transferase, with the protein MSNGRITLVLGRMPHKADPAFFRAAGPWCFAEQEEFFPDWDKKFTFAPEPLVEIPLQERACQEVKALCADMLPHVAERICPHARNLPPAYWETLLTPWAMNVSKQVVERWWRVKAMVQAWGQEPLHVPLLPRDCSFSFATGPDFVMHGALGHTYNHWLFSRLLEEVFPAAWSMEYLPAVQKNYGEQEKLSGKEQVREVLRKLMLRLPCPRLKGMSIAQTLRFSLALLHRSHGPDRSRPQAEYSSAATGIAADLPENFASTLVTLFMASLPQLLASHRHPARLTPDPLGPRLRVASVLAYEDADYRQSLAKWRGRGNRLMYVQHGSDYGQVRCVSDVEMVEYSQHAFGTWGWKQHQGSAGNFIPLPYPQLDGLEGRWQGQKGENLLYVGTEMPAFPYRLDAHPSPLQIVEYRKDKARFFEALGRDVQACSLYRPYFPVPGSLRDADWVLERFPAVRMATGTLSNHLYACRLLVLDHNGTTLLESLVANIPMVLFWRREAWALTSDATALLDMLAEAGIWHETPQKAAAKAAEVWSDPLAWWMSDKVQQARKAYCAQQALTVPGGPNPYWLKMLKSL; encoded by the coding sequence ATGAGCAACGGGCGCATAACCCTTGTTCTTGGGCGTATGCCCCACAAGGCCGACCCTGCGTTTTTTCGCGCGGCCGGGCCTTGGTGTTTTGCCGAGCAGGAAGAATTTTTTCCCGACTGGGATAAAAAATTCACCTTTGCTCCTGAGCCGCTGGTCGAGATTCCCTTGCAGGAGCGGGCCTGCCAGGAGGTAAAGGCTCTCTGTGCAGATATGCTGCCTCATGTTGCCGAGCGTATCTGCCCGCATGCCCGCAATTTGCCCCCTGCCTATTGGGAAACCCTGCTCACGCCCTGGGCAATGAATGTTTCCAAGCAGGTTGTGGAACGCTGGTGGCGGGTCAAGGCCATGGTGCAGGCCTGGGGGCAGGAGCCGCTGCATGTGCCGCTGCTGCCGAGGGACTGCTCGTTCAGTTTTGCAACCGGGCCGGACTTTGTGATGCACGGGGCGCTGGGGCATACCTACAACCACTGGCTGTTCTCGCGCCTGCTGGAAGAGGTATTTCCCGCAGCCTGGAGCATGGAATATCTGCCTGCGGTGCAAAAAAACTATGGCGAGCAGGAAAAGCTTTCCGGCAAGGAGCAGGTGCGTGAGGTGCTGCGCAAGCTGATGTTGCGCCTGCCTTGCCCCCGGCTCAAGGGCATGAGCATTGCCCAGACCTTGCGTTTTTCGCTGGCCTTGCTGCACCGCAGCCATGGGCCGGACAGGTCGCGCCCGCAGGCGGAATACAGCAGCGCCGCCACCGGTATTGCGGCGGATCTGCCAGAAAATTTCGCCAGCACGCTGGTGACGCTGTTCATGGCTTCCTTGCCGCAACTGCTGGCAAGCCACAGACATCCGGCCCGTCTTACGCCTGATCCGCTGGGGCCGCGCCTGCGTGTTGCCAGCGTGCTGGCCTATGAAGATGCGGATTACCGCCAGTCGCTGGCCAAGTGGCGGGGGCGGGGCAACCGCCTCATGTATGTGCAGCATGGCAGCGACTACGGGCAGGTGCGCTGCGTGTCGGATGTGGAGATGGTGGAATACAGCCAGCATGCCTTTGGCACATGGGGCTGGAAGCAGCATCAGGGCAGTGCGGGCAATTTTATTCCCCTGCCGTATCCGCAGCTTGATGGTCTTGAAGGGCGCTGGCAGGGGCAGAAGGGCGAAAACCTGCTGTATGTCGGCACGGAAATGCCCGCCTTTCCCTATCGGCTTGACGCGCATCCCTCGCCCTTGCAGATAGTGGAATACCGCAAGGACAAGGCTCGATTTTTTGAAGCTCTGGGGCGCGATGTGCAGGCCTGTTCGCTGTACCGTCCCTATTTCCCGGTTCCCGGCTCCCTGCGCGATGCGGATTGGGTGCTGGAGCGTTTTCCCGCGGTGCGGATGGCCACGGGCACGTTGTCAAACCACCTCTATGCCTGCCGTTTGCTGGTGCTGGACCACAACGGTACAACACTGCTGGAATCGCTGGTTGCCAATATCCCCATGGTGCTGTTCTGGCGGCGCGAGGCCTGGGCGCTGACAAGCGATGCCACGGCCCTGCTGGACATGCTGGCCGAAGCCGGTATATGGCACGAAACACCCCAGAAGGCCGCCGCCAAGGCCGCCGAGGTCTGGAGTGATCCGCTGGCATGGTGGATGAGCGATAAGGTGCAGCAGGCGCGCAAGGCGTACTGCGCGCAGCAGGCCCTGACCGTTCCGGGCGGTCCTAACCCTTACTGGCTGAAAATGCTGAAGAGTCTGTAA